Below is a window of Yersinia kristensenii DNA.
TGGTGAACAACGCCGTTTGGGAATTGCCCGCGCATTGCTACATCCAGCGCCACTGCTACTCCTTGATGAACCTACCGAAGGGTTAGATGCGGAAACCGAACAACAGATTCTGATGTTATTGCGTCAGCACTGTCAGCATAAAAGCTTAATTATTGTCACTCATCGCTTGTATGGGTTGGAATATATGGATCGGATTTGTGTGATGGATGGCGGGAAGATAGTTGAACAAGGCGACCATCAGAGCTTATTGCAAAACAAGGGGCGCTACTACCAATTCCATCAAAGGCATTAATACAAAGATTCTTTGTGAGTAATGCGACTGAATAATGGCAGATAATCGACCAATTCATAGCTAATATTAAGTAAAAAACTGAAAGCAAAGCAGTCTGACTTGTTATAGATAATTATATACAAAGTCATTGAAGTTGTAGTCATACCAAACAGACGATAAATCGATTGGGACGGTGTATATACCATCCTTGGTGGGTTTCAAACCTGATGGGTTAACATTGTGGCTGATTAATCTCGATAGACTTGAACAGCCAAGAGACTCGGGTGATAACTTCTTATTGACACTTAGCGCCAACAGCCAATTTAAATATGAGTTACAAAGGCCTTGTAAGAGTGAAATTTGCAGATGGGCCGAGTAACGAGTATTGCTAGCAACAATGCGACGTCAAGTACCAGAGTCTGCCCAGCTGGGCCTGTATAGAGTCACCAAGGGGATTTATGCGTATCACACAACTCTCTTCTCAATCATTTGCATTCCCCTCACCTGAGCTGGCGCTACGCGAACCAAACGGATTGTTGGCCTTAGGAGGGGATTTATCTCCTCCTCGTTTGCTGGCAGCCTATGAACGGGGAATTTTCCCTTGGTTCAGTCCAGGGGAAATGATTTTATGGTGGTCACCCGACCCCCGCGCTGTATTGTACCCAGAAGATTTACATATCAGCCGGAGTATGCGGCGTTTTCTACGCCACTGCCCTTATCAATTTACAATCAACCATGCTTTTGAAGATGTTGTTCGCGCCTGTGCTACTCAGCGTAATGAAGGAACCTGGATTGGCGATGATGTACAGCAAGCCTATTGCCACTTACATACGCTGGGCAATGCTCATTCCGTAGAGGTTTGGTTGGAAAATGAACTGGTTGGTGGTTTGTACGGTATCTCTGTGGGCTCACTCTTTTGTGGTGAATCCATGTTTAGTCGGGCTAATAATGCCTCAAAGAGCGCTTTAATGGTTTTTTGCCATCATTTTACCCATCATGGTGGAGAACTGATTGACTGTCAGGTCCTCAACGCTCACACTGCGTCGCTGGGTGCGATTGAGATCCCACGAAACTTTTTTTTGCAGCAGTTGAGTCAACTCCAGTTTAGTCCACTACCGGCTGAATGCTGGTTACCGCAATCGTTGAATTTTTCATCCGCGATGCAGTAAAGCTCAACCGTTGAAAAGAACCCCACATTAGGCTTTATCCCCTCTTACCGGCAGACTAATTTTGCTGAAATGGTGCGATGACCGCCAACACTTCTTTACATAATGTGGGTTTTTCGGCATTATCTTGCCGGTTAAAAACTAAGGTAGTTACACCTAGAGGATTCGATGGCCAAAGAAGACAATATTGAAATGCAGGGCACCGTTCTTGATACGCTGCCGAACACCATGTTCCGCGTTGAATTGGAAAACGGGCACGTGGTAACCGCTCATATCTCCGGTAAAATGCGTAAAAACTATATCCGCATCCTGACGGGTGACAAAGTCACTGTAGAGCTGACCCCGTACGACCTGAGCAAAGGCCGCATTGTCTTCCGTAGCCGTTAATCGGCTAATCTGTCGCCAGTTTAAGACTGGCGAGCTCTGAGGATGTAGTCCCCCCTCCGGCGCCCTTCCCATTTATGGCTAGGGCGTTTTGCGTTTTCTTTTATTTGTCTATTTAGTGCATTTATTCACCATACAAACAAAAGTAAAATGTGCAAAGAAATAAAAAGGGCGATAGCTAAATTAGCTTATCGCCCTTTATTTCGCTCTTAATTTGAAGTTCCCGCAAAGCTAGCGACTGGCTAACTTAGTGAACGGCACCTTCAGTTTTGCGTTTTTGCGCACTTTGGAACTCATAAGCCAACTGCTGTTTTTCTTTATCCAGCCCAACAGTGACCGAACCGCCATCAACCAAAGAGCCGAACAACAACTCGTTTGCCAGTGGTTTTTTCAGGTTTTCCTGAATCACTCGAGCCATTGGCCGCGCGCCCATCGCCTTGTCGTAGCCTTTATCAGATAACCAATTACGTGCTTCTTCACTGACTTCCAGTGACACACCTTTAGCATCTAATTGCGCCTGCAACTCAACAATAAATTTATCAACGACTTGCTGGATAACTGCTGGAGACAGGTGGTTGAACCAAATGATGTTATCCAACCGGTTACGGAACTCCGGAGTAAACACTTTTTTGATCTCTTCCAGCGCGTCAGTACTGTTATCCTGCTGTTTAAAACCAATGGAAGTACGCTGTGTTTCGCGCACACCAGCATTGGTAGTCATCACCAGAATAACGTTACGGAAATCGGCTTTACGACCATTGTTATCCGTCAGTGTCCCGTTATCCATCACCTGCAATAGCAGGTTAAATACATCCGGGTGCGCCTTTTCAATTTCATCCAACAGCAAAACTGCATGAGGATGTTTGATAACCGCATCGGTCAACAAACCACCTTGATCGTAACCAACATATCCCGGAGGCGCACCAATCAAGCGGCTAACTGTATGACGCTCCATATATTCAGACATATCAAAGCGCAGCAGTTCAATGTCGAGCGCTTTGGCCAATTGCACCGTGACTTCTGTTTTCCCGACCCCAGTTGGGCCAGCAAACAGGAATGACCCGACAGGTTTGTGTTCATGCCCCAAACCCGCGCGGCTCATTTTAATCGCTTCAGACAACGCATCGATGGCCTTATCCTGACCGAACACCAACATATTCAAGCGGTCGCTCAGGTTTTTCAGCACATCGCGGTCACTGGCAGACACCGTTTTTTCCGGAATACGGGCGATACGGGCAACCACAGATTCGATATCCGACACATTAACCGTTTTCTTGCGTTTGTTGACTGGCATTAAACGGCTACGAGCCCCAGCCTCATCAATCACATCAATGGCTTTATCTGGTAAGTGACGATCATTAATATATTTAACCGATAACTCCACCGCTGCGCGTATCGCTTTAGCGGTATAACGCACATCATGATGCGCTTCATATTTCGTTTTCAGGCCGTTGATAATCTGAACAGTTTCTTCTGGCGTCGGCTCAGTAATATCAATTTTCTGGAAACGCCGAGCCAGCGCACGATCTTTTTCAAAGATATTGCTGAATTCCTGATAGGTAGTGGAACCAATGACCCGAATTTTACCGCTGGAAAGCAGGGGTTTAATCAGGTTAGCGGCATCTACTTGCCCACCAGATGCGGCTCCCGCACCGATAATCGTATGAATTTCATCAATAAACAGGATGCTATCTTTGTCATTTTCCAACTGTTTCAGCAGCGCCTTGAAACGTTTTTCAAAATCGCCACGATATTTGGTGCCAGCCAGAAGTGACCCAATATCCAAGGAATATAATGTGCACTCTGACATGACTTCAGGAACATCGCCCTGCACGATACGCCAAGCCAAACCTTCAGCAATGGCGGTTTTACCGACACCAGACTCCCCCACGAGTAGCGGGTTATTTTTACGCCGGCGGCACAATACCTGAATCGCACGTTCTAACTCTTTATCACGACCGATAAGTGGGTCAATGCCGCCAACGCGGGCCAGTTGGTTCAGATTGGTGGTGAAGTTCTCCATACGGTCTTCCCCTCCTACCTGTTCTTCATTCACCGGATTTTCTGCATTCGGTGCCTGACCCGGTTCGTCCTTACGGGCGCCGTGGGAAATAAAGTTCACTACATCCAGACGGCTAACATCATGCTTACGTAGTAGATAAGCCGCCTGAGACTCTTGTTCACTGAAGATGGCAACCAATACGTTGGCACCAGAAACTTCATTGCGCCCTGACGATTGGACGTGGAAGACCGCACGCTGTAGCACACGTTGGAAACTGAGCGTCGGCTGGGTGTCGCGCTCTTCTTCACTCACCGGCAAGGTCGGTGTGGTTTGTTCGATAAACGCTTCCAGTTCCTGGCGTAAGGCCACCAGATCAACCGTACACGCCTCCAGCGCTTCCCGCGCGGCTGGATTGCTTAGCAATGCCAGCAACAGGTGCTCCACGGTCATAAACTCGTGTCTGTGCTCACGCGCTCTGGCGAAAGCCATGTTGAGACTGAGTTCAAGTTCTTGATTGAGCATAGGCACCTCCCAATAGTTGCCTTAATCAGGCTTTTTCCAGCGTACAAAGCAACGGATGCTCGTTCTCCCTGGCGTATTGATTTACATGCGCGACTTTGGTTTCCGCCACCTCGGCAGTAAAAACACCACAAATCGCCTTTCCTTGATAATGCACATTGAGCATCAGTTGTGTTGCGCGTTCAATATCATAAGAAAAGAACTTTTGCAGAACGTCAATCACAAATTCCATCGGTGTGTAATCGTCGTTGTTAAGTATCACTTTATACATAGATGGCGGTTTGAGCGCCTCGATTTGTTTATCTTTGACTAAATGTTCAAAATTCAGCCAGTCGTTGTTCTTACCCATTGCCTGCCCATCGTTTCACTGAACCACACAGGAGCAATACCTCACTCCGGTTATAAGACCATTTCATGCAGATATCTATTATTATTTTAACATCACTTATGCCATAACGCCGCCAGAGAAAGAAGTCGGTCTTTTCACTTTAATAAAAGTTAAATTGTATCCAAATAAAGATAATAGCGTTAGCTGCATCAAACTTTGAAGAACTGCCCCACGTTGACAAAAGCCGCCCTCTTGACGTTAAGGCCATTTCCACTAGAGTGTATTTTCGTGAGCTGTTGGAGTTTTAACCAATTCGCGCTCACTTTAACCAGTGATTACCTCATCTCGAACTAAAATAGCCTTGCGAGGAACGTAGAAGTATGGAGACGGGTACTGTTAAATGGTTCAACAATGCCAAAGGTTTTGGCTTCATTTGCCCTGAGGGCGGCGGCGAAGATATATTCGCTCACTATTCAACTATCCAGATGGATGGCTACCGAACGTTAAAAGCGGGCCAGATGGTTAACTTTGATGTCCATGAGGGGCCAAAAGGGAACCATGCCAGCCTGATTGTTCCACTCGGGTTAGATGTAGTATTGCAAGAAGCCGTACCGCAGGAACTCGCTGCATTGGCCTAAAGCTGCGCACTTATCTTCCAGAGCATCTTGGCCATATCATCACCTAACGCTATGGTGCTAAAGGTATTTGCAACGCGGCTTGTTGCATTGCAACATCGATGACGATTCAAAATGCCAGCCAAATAATGACTGGCATTTTTATTTCCATACCCTAAATAATTCGAGTTGCAGGAAGGCAGCAATTGAGCAAATCCCCAAGAGCTTACACGAGTAAGTGACTGGGGTGAACGAAAGCAGCTAACGCACATGCAGCTTGAAGTATGACGGGTATAACACTTCTAATATGCGGCCAAATAAACCAAGATCAATCCTCTGACTAATCTATTCACGCGCTAATGCATCAATAGGGTTTAACCGAGCAGCGCTGCGCGCCGGTAAATAGCCGAATACAACGCCAATCACAGTTGAACACAAAAACGCACTGAACAATGCCACTGGTGGGAAAGCAATTTGCCAGTTAGGTAAAAACATCTCCACAATCAAGCCAATGGCAAATGATAGCGAGATACCGAGTGCGCCTCCTACCAGGCAGACCAAAATAGCTTCAATGAGAAATTGCTGCATAACATCACTGGATCGCGCGCCCACCGCCATGCGGATCCCTATTTCTCGGGTACGCTCAGTGACCGAGACCAACATGATATTCATCACACCAATCCCACCGACCACCAGTGAAATAACCGCCACTAATGTGAGGAACAACTGCATGGTGCGGGTAGTTTGCTCCGCAGTTTTCAGTAAGCTATCCATGTTGTAGGTAAATATGTCTTTTTTGCCATGGCGCATAGTGAGCAATCTGACCAACTGCTGTTCAGCTTCTTTACTACTATAGCCCTCTTTAATCCGAATAGTGATCGAATCAAAGTAGGAACGGCCCATCAGCCGGCTCGCCATGGTGCTATAGGGCACCCATACCCGCAGCGCTTTGCTGCTGCCAAACATGGATTGTTTTTCTTCCACCACACCCACGATTGTAGCGGGCATATTGCCAATCAATATCACTTGCCCCACCACCTCTTTGAGGTGAGGAAACAGCCGGCGTTGCGTATTGCGGTCAATGACCACCACTTGTGACTGACGCTCAACCTGCTCGCGGGTGATGGCAGTACCTTGTTCAAGCTTCATGCCATATACCCGGAAATATTGTTCACTCACCCCCGAGACACTGGCTGCCACATCAATATTGCCATAGCGCAACCGCATACTACCCGCGATAGTCGGGGACACCGCGCTGACGTATGATTGTGCTTTTAGCGCAGTCATATCGTCATAAACCAATGCCTGCCGCGTACTGGGGTCGTCGTCACCAAAGTCTTTACCGGGATAAATATCAATCGTGTTGGTGCCGATAGCTCTGATATCCGCCAGTACCAGCTGTTTAGCCGCGTCCCCAACCACCAAGATGGAAACAACCGAGGCAATACCAATAATGATGCCTAACATAGTCAGGGCGGTACGCATTTTGTTGGCCGACATTGCGCGCCAGGCCATTAATAGCGCCTCACGGAAACGCCCCGCTAATTGTTGCCATGAAGGTGCCGGTGGTGTCAGGCTAATTGCATCGGAAGTGCCAACGTTTGACGTGGTTTTCGAACCAGAATCGGCCATAATGCGGCCATCTTTGATTTCAATAATCCGCTCAGCCTGAGCCGCAACAGTGGGGTCATGGGTAACAATAATGACCGTGTGCCCCTGCTGCTGAAGCTGTTTTAATATGGCCATGACTTCAACACTGGAATGGCTATCCAGCGCCCCTGTTGGCTCATCGGCAAGAATAACCTGGCCACCATTCATCAAGGCTCGGGCAATACTGACGCGCTGTTGTTGCCCGCCCGATAATTGATTGGGCTGATAACTGACTCGCTCCCCTAGCCCCAGCCGGGTTAACAACATGTTCGCTCGCTCGCGGCGTTCATTTTTACCCAACCCCGCATAGACCGCCGGAACTTCAACATTATGGGCCGCACTCAAATGAGGTAGCAGGTGATAGCGCTGGAAAATGAAACCGAAATGCTCACGGCGCAGTGCTGCCAGTGCGTCGTTATCTAAGGCTGCAACATCTTGCCCGGCCACCCGATAAACCCCTGCGCTCGGTTTGTCCAGACAACCGAGGATGTTCATCAGTGTCGATTTACCTGAGCCAGAAGCGCCAATAATCGCCACCAGCTCACCCGCATTGATGGTCAGTGAGACATCCTGCAATACATCAACAGTTTCTTCGCCGTACTGATAGCTACGACGGATGCCTTTTAATTCAAGCAATGCCGTCATTACGCATCCTCCGTGCCACCGCGGCTAACGATGACTTCCTCACCCACGTTCAAACCTGAGACAACCTGCGCATCGACGTTATTACGGATGCCAATAGTCACCTCGCGTTTTTCTTCTTTGCCGTCTTTCAGTACCGCAACTTGATAGCGATTCGTCCCCAGTTCATCACCTAATGCCGATAAAGGGATAACTATCGCCTGCGGAACATTAGCCAACTGAATTGATACTTGCGCAGTCATTTGCAATCGCAATAATCGATCCGGGTTAGGCACTTCAAAACGCGCTGAATAGAAAATCGCGTCATTGACTTTTTCCGGTGTGGGCTGGATGTCTTTTAGTACACCATCAAAGTGCTTTCCAGGATCACCCAAGACAGTAAATGAAGCTTTCATGCCGGGTTTTAAGTGAATCACATCTGCTTCTGAAACTTGTGCATTCACCAGCATCGTACTCATATCCGCTAGCGTCAGAATATTCGGCGCTTGCTGCGCGGCAATGACGGTTTGGCCTTGTAAAGTGGTGATTTGCACCACATCGCCGTCCATCGGAGCCGAAATTTTGGTGTAATCCAAATTAATATTGGCAGTATCTAAACTGGCTTTAGCTTTATTAATTTGCGCATTAATAGTCTCAACTTGCGCTTTTTTCACCGCCAGTGTGGTGCTCGCCTGGTCCAAATCCTGACGTGATACCGCCTGCAATTTCGCCAAATCTTGCTGACGGCGTAGGGTGACCGCAGCCAATTGCAGCTCAGCTTTCGCCTGCCCTAATTGCGCATTCAAATCCTGCAACGTCGCTTCC
It encodes the following:
- the clpS gene encoding ATP-dependent Clp protease adapter ClpS, translating into MGKNNDWLNFEHLVKDKQIEALKPPSMYKVILNNDDYTPMEFVIDVLQKFFSYDIERATQLMLNVHYQGKAICGVFTAEVAETKVAHVNQYARENEHPLLCTLEKA
- the clpA gene encoding ATP-dependent Clp protease ATP-binding subunit ClpA, with translation MLNQELELSLNMAFARAREHRHEFMTVEHLLLALLSNPAAREALEACTVDLVALRQELEAFIEQTTPTLPVSEEERDTQPTLSFQRVLQRAVFHVQSSGRNEVSGANVLVAIFSEQESQAAYLLRKHDVSRLDVVNFISHGARKDEPGQAPNAENPVNEEQVGGEDRMENFTTNLNQLARVGGIDPLIGRDKELERAIQVLCRRRKNNPLLVGESGVGKTAIAEGLAWRIVQGDVPEVMSECTLYSLDIGSLLAGTKYRGDFEKRFKALLKQLENDKDSILFIDEIHTIIGAGAASGGQVDAANLIKPLLSSGKIRVIGSTTYQEFSNIFEKDRALARRFQKIDITEPTPEETVQIINGLKTKYEAHHDVRYTAKAIRAAVELSVKYINDRHLPDKAIDVIDEAGARSRLMPVNKRKKTVNVSDIESVVARIARIPEKTVSASDRDVLKNLSDRLNMLVFGQDKAIDALSEAIKMSRAGLGHEHKPVGSFLFAGPTGVGKTEVTVQLAKALDIELLRFDMSEYMERHTVSRLIGAPPGYVGYDQGGLLTDAVIKHPHAVLLLDEIEKAHPDVFNLLLQVMDNGTLTDNNGRKADFRNVILVMTTNAGVRETQRTSIGFKQQDNSTDALEEIKKVFTPEFRNRLDNIIWFNHLSPAVIQQVVDKFIVELQAQLDAKGVSLEVSEEARNWLSDKGYDKAMGARPMARVIQENLKKPLANELLFGSLVDGGSVTVGLDKEKQQLAYEFQSAQKRKTEGAVH
- the infA gene encoding translation initiation factor IF-1, coding for MAKEDNIEMQGTVLDTLPNTMFRVELENGHVVTAHISGKMRKNYIRILTGDKVTVELTPYDLSKGRIVFRSR
- the macB gene encoding macrolide ABC transporter ATP-binding protein/permease MacB — encoded protein: MTALLELKGIRRSYQYGEETVDVLQDVSLTINAGELVAIIGASGSGKSTLMNILGCLDKPSAGVYRVAGQDVAALDNDALAALRREHFGFIFQRYHLLPHLSAAHNVEVPAVYAGLGKNERRERANMLLTRLGLGERVSYQPNQLSGGQQQRVSIARALMNGGQVILADEPTGALDSHSSVEVMAILKQLQQQGHTVIIVTHDPTVAAQAERIIEIKDGRIMADSGSKTTSNVGTSDAISLTPPAPSWQQLAGRFREALLMAWRAMSANKMRTALTMLGIIIGIASVVSILVVGDAAKQLVLADIRAIGTNTIDIYPGKDFGDDDPSTRQALVYDDMTALKAQSYVSAVSPTIAGSMRLRYGNIDVAASVSGVSEQYFRVYGMKLEQGTAITREQVERQSQVVVIDRNTQRRLFPHLKEVVGQVILIGNMPATIVGVVEEKQSMFGSSKALRVWVPYSTMASRLMGRSYFDSITIRIKEGYSSKEAEQQLVRLLTMRHGKKDIFTYNMDSLLKTAEQTTRTMQLFLTLVAVISLVVGGIGVMNIMLVSVTERTREIGIRMAVGARSSDVMQQFLIEAILVCLVGGALGISLSFAIGLIVEMFLPNWQIAFPPVALFSAFLCSTVIGVVFGYLPARSAARLNPIDALARE
- the cspD gene encoding cold shock-like protein CspD; its protein translation is METGTVKWFNNAKGFGFICPEGGGEDIFAHYSTIQMDGYRTLKAGQMVNFDVHEGPKGNHASLIVPLGLDVVLQEAVPQELAALA
- the aat gene encoding leucyl/phenylalanyl-tRNA--protein transferase, with amino-acid sequence MRITQLSSQSFAFPSPELALREPNGLLALGGDLSPPRLLAAYERGIFPWFSPGEMILWWSPDPRAVLYPEDLHISRSMRRFLRHCPYQFTINHAFEDVVRACATQRNEGTWIGDDVQQAYCHLHTLGNAHSVEVWLENELVGGLYGISVGSLFCGESMFSRANNASKSALMVFCHHFTHHGGELIDCQVLNAHTASLGAIEIPRNFFLQQLSQLQFSPLPAECWLPQSLNFSSAMQ
- the macA gene encoding macrolide transporter subunit MacA; the protein is MQFSRRQRRWLIAITVFIIGGFFLIRHLMAPIPVEFQTVKVANRDLQQNVLATGKLDAVRKVDVGAQVSGQLEKLYVEIGDQVKQGQLLAMIDPQQAQNQIKEVEATLQDLNAQLGQAKAELQLAAVTLRRQQDLAKLQAVSRQDLDQASTTLAVKKAQVETINAQINKAKASLDTANINLDYTKISAPMDGDVVQITTLQGQTVIAAQQAPNILTLADMSTMLVNAQVSEADVIHLKPGMKASFTVLGDPGKHFDGVLKDIQPTPEKVNDAIFYSARFEVPNPDRLLRLQMTAQVSIQLANVPQAIVIPLSALGDELGTNRYQVAVLKDGKEEKREVTIGIRNNVDAQVVSGLNVGEEVIVSRGGTEDA